A window of Suncus etruscus isolate mSunEtr1 chromosome 4, mSunEtr1.pri.cur, whole genome shotgun sequence contains these coding sequences:
- the LOC126007227 gene encoding LOW QUALITY PROTEIN: A-kinase anchor protein 8-like (The sequence of the model RefSeq protein was modified relative to this genomic sequence to represent the inferred CDS: inserted 1 base in 1 codon; substituted 1 base at 1 genomic stop codon) → MEQGYGGYGAWSSGAANAQGAYGTGVASWQGYENYNYYGAQNMNMTTGATYSNGPTTWETKASDGLASGAPAMHMSSYGPESCSDNSDSLIAKINQRLDMMSKEGARGGNSSGGGMQDRDGSFHFQSXESYESRPCRPEHTSYRPGYNYNFDFHLGSDRNGSFGGQYGDCRDTVQERSSFDGYMXGWGQGQNCFQDRSNVSTFMRTDPFIPSAAPSEPLSAPWTEMNYVGGWAPPGPAPSRPPLSLFSHQPMAPDFNMMGVQGPRRSDNPVLYGCGCSQTRMRDRPRRRGFERFGPDNMGRKQKLLLMYEERDAKQARADSDGDFSDNDDGAADFCSGDEECRGEEKFCDSAKQKGEKEDEDDELKRKREKQRRQDRVRDRGTDRIQFACSVCKFRSFEDEEIQNHLQSKFHKETLRFIGTKLPDKTVEFLQEYIVKRNKKIEKWRQEMVDKESTRPKPEPFKGIGQEHFCSKYFKTGPGKVTPITLIVSILLGKMMQVTTVIKMSEETRKQNGNFCQESPFHHHDLHQQCIAEPRSFSIYYS, encoded by the exons ATGGAGCAGGGCTACGGAGGCTACGGGGCCTGGAGTTCCGGAGCTGCCAACGCCCAGGGTGCCTATGGAACTGGTGTGGCTAGTTGGCAAGGTTATGAAAACTATAACTACTATGGTGCCCAAAATATGAACATGACTACGGGAGCAACCTACAGCAATGGCCCAACTACCTGGGAAACCAAGGCCAGTGATGGTCTGGCATCTGGCGCCCCTGCCATGCACATGAGTTCTTATGGTCCAGAGTCCTGCAGTGACAACTCCGACTCCCTCATTGCCAAGATCAACCAGCGCTTGGACATGATGTCCAAAGAAGGAGCCAGGGGTGGGAACAGCAGTGGGGGAGGCATGCAGGACCGTGATGGCTCCTTTCACTTCCAGTCGTAGGAATCCTATGAATCCAGGCCCTGTCGGCCTGAGCACACTTCTTACCGCCCTGGCTACAACTACAACTTCGATTTCCACCTGGGCTCTGACCGCAATGGCAGCTTTGGTGGCCAGTATGGTGATTGCCGGGACACTGTGCAAGAGCGCAGCTCCTTTGATGGCTACA CCGGCTGGGGGCAGGGTCAGAACTGCTTCCAGGACCGCAGCAACGTCAGCACCTTCATGCGCACTGACCCCTTTATCCCCTCAGCTGCCCCCTCAGAACCCCTGTCTGCTCCCTGGACAGAGATGAACTATGTGGGGGGCTGGGCCCCGCCAGGCCCTGCTCCCAGCAGGCCTCCACTGTCCCTCTTCTCTCATCAGCCCATGGCCCCTGACTTCAATATGATGGGCGTCCAGGGGCCACGCAGGTCTGATAACCCTGTGCTCTATGGATGTGGCTGTTCTCAGACCCGGATGAGGGATCGGCCTCGGAGAAGGGGTTTTGAGCGCTTTGGCCCGGACAACATGGGCAGGAAGCAGAAACTGCTGCTGATGTATGAGGAGCGGGATGCCAAGCAGGCACGAGCTGACAGCGATGGAGATTTCTCTGACAACGATGATGGAGCTGCTGACTTCTGTTCGGGAGATGAAGAATGCCGGGGCGAGGAGAAATTCTGTGACTCTGCGAaacagaaaggagagaaggaagatgaggaTGATGAGctgaagaggaaaagagagaagcagagaaggCAAGACAGAGTGCGAGACCGAGGAACTGACAGGATTCAATTTGCCTGTTCTGTGTGCAAGTTCCGTAGCTTTGAAGATGAAGAAATACAGAATCATCTCCAAAGCAAATTCCACAAAGAGACGCTGCGTTTTATTGGTACCAAACTGCCTGATAAGACAGTGGAGTTCCTCCAGGAATACATcgtaaaaaggaataaaaaaattgagaagtGGCGCCAGGAAATGGTAGATAAGGAAAGCACAAGACCAAAACCAGAACCTTTCAAGGGGATTGGCCAGGAGCACTTTtgcagtaaatattttaaaacag GCCCTGGCAAAGTGACCCCTATTACACTGATAGTAAGCATCCTCCTTGGCAAGATGATGCAAGTCACCACAGTAATAAAGATGTCAGAAGAGACaaggaaacaaaatggaaacTTCTGCCAGGAATCTCCATTCCACCATCATGACCTCCATCAGCAGTGCATTGCTGAACCCAGAAGTTTTTCTATCTACTACAGTTAA